GGGTTCTCACCATCACCCCCACGTTGTCCCTGTGGACCATCAGCGCAGTCATGGCAGGGCTTGTCCTCATCGCCGCACTATGCCGATGGGGCGAGCAGGTGTGCGGCCACCGGGCCGCCTTCGGGTTGCTTGCTTCCATGCGTATTAGGCTTTACGACGCCCTTGTCCGACGCGGTGCCACCACCTCTGCCCATGGAAGCGGCTCCATTATGGCCGTAGCCACCCGCGACATCAATTCAATTGAAGTCTTTTTCGCCCACACCATTGCACCTGCAATCACGGCAATACTGATTACCGCCGGGTCCCTCATTGCGCTGTGGATTATTCACCCCACAGCGTTGCTGTTCGGGCTGTGCGGATTCGCCGTCGCGTGGCTTATCCCGCTGCTTAAAGTGAAAAAACTCCCCTATGGAGAAGCCACGTCGCGTGGTCGCATCACCCAACATTTAGCTGAGGATGTTGCAGGACGTGGAGAAATTCGATCCCATGGCGCAGAATCTGCACGCATGGATCAGCTGCGAATCAAAGAGCACGACCTTATTCAGACAGTGACTGCCCAACAGCTCAACGTGGGGATTCGCCAAAGCAGTAACCTCATCTGGCCACTGATCAGTGCAGCTTTGATCATCGCATTTGTCCCTTCATCGCCACTTGTTGCAGCAGCACTAGTTCTAGCTGCAGCACCTGCCATTGAAGCAATCGAAGGCTTTGCCCGAACCATGCCCACAGCTCTCAATAGTGCTCGCAACTACTTTGAGATCATCGATGCCGATGTGGAAATCGCCGAGCCCTCACATCCAGTTGCTCTCCCCAATGGGCCTTTGGGTGTGGGAGTCCACAATGTGGCTTTGGGACGTGGCACTACGAAGCTTGGTACCGTCAACTTTGACATTCCTGCAGGTAGCCACGTTGGGCTGGTGGGTGCAAGTGGAAGTGGCAAATCAACACTGGCAAGCTTTGTGCTTCGCCTTGCTGATCCTGTATCTGGCTACATTACGGTTGGAGGAATCAACGTCACCGATGTCTCCCTCACCGAGTTGCGCACAGCTATTGGCTTGGTCGAACAACGGGCTGTGCTTTTTCGAGGCTCCGTGCTGGAGAATCTACGGGTAGGAAATCCCGACTTAAGTGAAGATGGAGCGCGTGAGGCGCTGAAGAAGGCGTCGATAAGCGAAATCTCTTTAACCACTGACGCGCTGAGCCTATCTGGCGGGCAGCAACAACGGGTATGTGTCGCGCGCGCGTTGGCGCGCAATCCTCGCGTGCTGATTGTTGATGAAGCAACGAGCCACCAAGACGCCCTCAACCAAGCTGAACTGTCCGCGACGTTTGCCCGGCTTGAAGGGGTAACAGTGATTATCATCGCTCACCGTGCCGCGAGCTTGAACTATGTGGATTATGTGATTGATCTGGAGGCAGAAAAAATCCCCTGACCTCCTGCTTAAGGAGCTCAGGGAATTCTAAAGAGCTGGAAGACAGTACGGTTAGATAACGCCCTGTGCCAGCATCGCGTCTGCAACCTTCTTGAAGCCAGCGATGTTTG
The window above is part of the Corynebacterium deserti GIMN1.010 genome. Proteins encoded here:
- a CDS encoding ABC transporter ATP-binding protein; this translates as MIRKLLYLARPIAKDLALSTALRLINQLCALAALVFPAWVLTITPTLSLWTISAVMAGLVLIAALCRWGEQVCGHRAAFGLLASMRIRLYDALVRRGATTSAHGSGSIMAVATRDINSIEVFFAHTIAPAITAILITAGSLIALWIIHPTALLFGLCGFAVAWLIPLLKVKKLPYGEATSRGRITQHLAEDVAGRGEIRSHGAESARMDQLRIKEHDLIQTVTAQQLNVGIRQSSNLIWPLISAALIIAFVPSSPLVAAALVLAAAPAIEAIEGFARTMPTALNSARNYFEIIDADVEIAEPSHPVALPNGPLGVGVHNVALGRGTTKLGTVNFDIPAGSHVGLVGASGSGKSTLASFVLRLADPVSGYITVGGINVTDVSLTELRTAIGLVEQRAVLFRGSVLENLRVGNPDLSEDGAREALKKASISEISLTTDALSLSGGQQQRVCVARALARNPRVLIVDEATSHQDALNQAELSATFARLEGVTVIIIAHRAASLNYVDYVIDLEAEKIP